A single genomic interval of Prunus dulcis chromosome 5, ALMONDv2, whole genome shotgun sequence harbors:
- the LOC117627495 gene encoding uncharacterized protein At2g29880-like, with translation MNLGPWTMDNTNELLHLLVDAINIGLCDANGSLSKQNVERVVRHLNAKIRFPKNNHCLSRMKWFKKQYNKMSMLMCNISGFEWYLIAKTFIASDEVWKDYLKSHPSYSILWEKSVVDYEDLKIIVGGGIAPGNGSIALWP, from the exons ATGAATCTTGGACCATGGACCATGGACAATACCAATGAATTGTTACACCTCTTGGTGGATGCTATCAATATTGGATTGTGTGATGCTAATGGGTCACTTAGCAAGCAAAATGTAGAAAGAGTGGTACGTCATCTTAATGCGAAAATTAGGTTTCCAAAAAATAATCATTGCTTGAGCCGTATGAAGTGGTTTAAGAAGCAATATAACAAGATGTCTATGCTTATGTGTAACATCTCTGGCTTTGAGTGGTACTTAATTGCAAAGACGTTTATTGCTAGTGATGAAGTATGGAAAGATTACTTGAAG TCCCACCCAAGTTACAGTATACTTTGGGAAAAAAGTGTAGTTGATTATGAGGACTTGAAGATCATCGTTGGGGGTGGAATTGCTCCTGGGAATGGCTCCATTGCATTGTGGCCATGA